The Astatotilapia calliptera chromosome 2, fAstCal1.2, whole genome shotgun sequence genome includes a window with the following:
- the sfxn5b gene encoding sideroflexin-5b isoform X2 — MAESAACPAFQLGRPRYDQGSFFGRLRHFVDIIDPSTLFVSEKRLNECIKLLDDYKHGSLPPGVSDVQLWEAQKIKQWLNQSHNACVNYANRNATKPTPTSKFIQGYAGAVTSAVSIAVGLNVLIQKANKLSPATRMIIQRLVPFPAVASANICNVGLMRHNELSEGIDVLDNNGNIVGSSRIAARHAIMETAFTRVVLPMPIFVLPPIIMSYLERLRFLQSNRRLLLPIHSVVCLVTFGLSLPVAISLFPQMSQIEVSCLEPEIAMATDCKVVTYNKGL, encoded by the exons ATGGCGGAATCCGCAGCGTGTCCTGCATTCCAGCTCGGGAGACCCCGATACGACCAG GGTTCGTTCTTTGGTCGACTGAGACACTTTGTAGACATCATTGACCCGAGCACTCTGTTTGTCTCAGAG AAACGGCTAAACGAATGCATCAAACTCCTCGATGACTACAAACATGGCTCACTCCCACCTGGAGTGTCTGACGTTCAG CTGTGGGAAGCACAGAAGATCAAACAG tgGTTGAACCAGAGTCACAATGCCTGTGTGAACTATGCGAATCGTAATGCGACAAag cctACACCAACATCCAAGTTTATTCAAGGCTACGCAGGAGCTGTGACGAGTGCTGTATCTATTGCA GTGGGACTGAATGTGCTGATTCAGAAGGCCAATAAATTGAGTCCTGCCACCAGAATGATAATACAGAGACTTGTCCCCTTTCCAGCTGTAG CTAGTGCAAACATCTGTAACGTGGGCCTGATGAGACACAATGAGCTGTCCGAGGGCATCGATGTGCTTGACAACAACGGGAACATTGTGGGATCCTCCAGAATTGCTGCGAGACAT GCAATCATGGAAACTGCCTTTACACGTGTGGTCCTCCCAATGCCAATCTTTGTCCTGCCCCCCATCATTATGTCCTACCTCGAGAG GCTGCGATTTCTGCAGAGCAACCGCAGGCTGTTGCTGCCCATCCACAGCGTTGTGTGCCTGGTTACCTTTGGCCTCTCCTTACCCGTGGCCATCAGTCTGTTCCCCCAGATGTCTCAG ATCGAGGTGTCTTGCCTTGAGCCGGAGATTGCCATGGCAACAGATTGCAAGGTGGTGACCTACAACAAAGGTTTATGA
- the sfxn5b gene encoding sideroflexin-5b isoform X1, whose protein sequence is MAESAACPAFQLGRPRYDQGSFFGRLRHFVDIIDPSTLFVSEKRLNECIKLLDDYKHGSLPPGVSDVQLWEAQKIKQAIIHPDTGEKIFMPFRMSGYVPFGTPIVIGLLLPNQTVVSTIIWQWLNQSHNACVNYANRNATKPTPTSKFIQGYAGAVTSAVSIAVGLNVLIQKANKLSPATRMIIQRLVPFPAVASANICNVGLMRHNELSEGIDVLDNNGNIVGSSRIAARHAIMETAFTRVVLPMPIFVLPPIIMSYLERLRFLQSNRRLLLPIHSVVCLVTFGLSLPVAISLFPQMSQIEVSCLEPEIAMATDCKVVTYNKGL, encoded by the exons ATGGCGGAATCCGCAGCGTGTCCTGCATTCCAGCTCGGGAGACCCCGATACGACCAG GGTTCGTTCTTTGGTCGACTGAGACACTTTGTAGACATCATTGACCCGAGCACTCTGTTTGTCTCAGAG AAACGGCTAAACGAATGCATCAAACTCCTCGATGACTACAAACATGGCTCACTCCCACCTGGAGTGTCTGACGTTCAG CTGTGGGAAGCACAGAAGATCAAACAG GCCATCATTCATCCTGACACAGGAGAGAAGATCTTCATGCCATTTCGAATGTCAG GTTATGTACCATTTGGAACACCAATT GTCATTGGCCTTCTTCTCCCAAATCAGACTGTGGTGTCTACCATTATATGGCAG tgGTTGAACCAGAGTCACAATGCCTGTGTGAACTATGCGAATCGTAATGCGACAAag cctACACCAACATCCAAGTTTATTCAAGGCTACGCAGGAGCTGTGACGAGTGCTGTATCTATTGCA GTGGGACTGAATGTGCTGATTCAGAAGGCCAATAAATTGAGTCCTGCCACCAGAATGATAATACAGAGACTTGTCCCCTTTCCAGCTGTAG CTAGTGCAAACATCTGTAACGTGGGCCTGATGAGACACAATGAGCTGTCCGAGGGCATCGATGTGCTTGACAACAACGGGAACATTGTGGGATCCTCCAGAATTGCTGCGAGACAT GCAATCATGGAAACTGCCTTTACACGTGTGGTCCTCCCAATGCCAATCTTTGTCCTGCCCCCCATCATTATGTCCTACCTCGAGAG GCTGCGATTTCTGCAGAGCAACCGCAGGCTGTTGCTGCCCATCCACAGCGTTGTGTGCCTGGTTACCTTTGGCCTCTCCTTACCCGTGGCCATCAGTCTGTTCCCCCAGATGTCTCAG ATCGAGGTGTCTTGCCTTGAGCCGGAGATTGCCATGGCAACAGATTGCAAGGTGGTGACCTACAACAAAGGTTTATGA